From Halobacteriovorax sp. GB3, a single genomic window includes:
- a CDS encoding PQQ-dependent sugar dehydrogenase, protein MNYLISILLMISFNVFSKESSSYLLDSKKQCFGYDQVPVSSIDSSCVGMIINSNDGLKKPRKVIQLDNGDFYITDMVNWNKGNGILWRFSKGSLKQVFSGLNLPHGLRKGPNGLVYVGESDKIFRFNPNDPNGTKEIVISNLPSDGKHPLSEFLITRDQRILVNLGAPSDQCLNSKGRPVYPCLESDREAALYEYEISDNGKVEFTRILARGLRNSMGIVELESGEIIQFNNGMDFNDEEGPLEEINLIIEDSHYGWPYCYEKNKLNKAYKRSFFNRSVPKINCEKYELPIGLLPAHSAPLDALLYQGEMFPELEGSIIVSLHGYRKYGQRLIHLNLNTQNLRNEHFTNLVFDWNARKGLRPKGAPVGLHVGKLGEIYFIDDKNKTLMVLAKGEKSLYEQKAEVQLLTNYALSSFQKVSNEVLSKHCLSCHSEFLGEDKLVIDRLVESGLVEPGKPLESDLYLRAIGKSSNMAMPPARPDALSDRDKELIRQWILEIK, encoded by the coding sequence ATGAATTATTTAATTAGCATTCTTTTAATGATTTCTTTTAACGTTTTCTCTAAAGAAAGCTCATCATATCTTCTTGATTCTAAGAAACAATGTTTTGGTTACGATCAAGTGCCTGTCTCTAGTATTGATTCTAGTTGTGTTGGAATGATCATTAACTCAAACGATGGTCTTAAAAAGCCACGAAAAGTCATTCAGCTTGATAATGGTGATTTTTATATCACTGATATGGTTAATTGGAATAAAGGCAATGGGATATTGTGGCGTTTTTCAAAGGGCTCTCTTAAACAAGTTTTTTCAGGTTTAAATTTGCCTCATGGTCTTAGAAAAGGCCCAAATGGTCTCGTGTATGTTGGCGAATCAGATAAGATCTTTCGATTCAATCCTAACGATCCTAATGGTACAAAAGAAATTGTGATCTCTAATTTACCATCGGATGGAAAACATCCGCTAAGTGAATTTCTCATCACTCGTGATCAACGTATTCTCGTCAATCTTGGTGCACCAAGTGATCAGTGTTTAAATTCTAAGGGAAGACCTGTTTATCCTTGCCTTGAAAGCGATAGAGAAGCAGCTCTTTATGAGTATGAGATCAGCGATAATGGAAAGGTTGAGTTTACAAGAATCCTTGCAAGAGGACTTAGAAATTCAATGGGAATCGTAGAACTTGAAAGTGGTGAGATCATTCAATTTAATAATGGAATGGATTTTAATGATGAAGAGGGTCCCCTTGAAGAAATCAATCTCATTATTGAAGATTCTCATTATGGTTGGCCATATTGCTATGAGAAAAATAAGTTGAATAAGGCCTATAAGAGAAGCTTTTTTAATCGCTCTGTACCAAAAATAAATTGTGAAAAGTATGAATTACCCATTGGTCTGTTGCCCGCCCACTCGGCACCGTTAGATGCGCTTTTGTATCAAGGCGAGATGTTTCCTGAGCTAGAGGGGAGTATTATCGTTTCACTTCATGGTTATAGAAAATATGGTCAAAGACTCATTCATTTAAATTTAAATACACAGAATTTAAGAAACGAGCATTTTACGAATCTGGTTTTTGATTGGAATGCAAGAAAGGGGCTTCGTCCAAAGGGTGCTCCAGTTGGATTACATGTTGGGAAGCTAGGAGAGATTTATTTTATCGACGATAAAAATAAAACTCTAATGGTGCTTGCAAAAGGTGAGAAGTCTCTTTACGAACAAAAGGCAGAAGTTCAACTTCTAACCAATTATGCTCTTTCAAGTTTTCAAAAAGTTTCGAATGAAGTTTTAAGTAAACATTGTCTCAGTTGCCACTCTGAGTTTTTAGGAGAAGATAAGTTAGTCATTGATCGCCTTGTGGAGTCAGGGCTTGTCGAACCCGGAAAACCTCTTGAAAGTGATCTTTATCTTCGCGCAATTGGAAAAAGCTCTAATATGGCCATGCCACCAGCTCGTCCAGATGCTCTAAGTGATAGAGATAAGGAACTTATTCGTCAGTGGATACTTGAGATCAAATAA
- a CDS encoding MBL fold metallo-hydrolase, translated as MKTILIFFIAIFCFHSSAKTSFTIINTGHAESLEMISISDGNFKKVRFNHAAFVIKHKEKTILFETGIGSNIHKEFKESMPFWARPIFHFTFIEGIKSQAPQLIYDHIILSHAHWDHAGGLTDNLGRRPLIGPDEIKEIQGNHIVHHRTFPIHFKDNHPISFQWTEKQYLEFEKHYDLFGDGVVILVPLPGHSYGSIGLILNGKKEKVFFVGDAIWLEKQLDLISHKALIPSYLVDRDKNKLTTSLEKIKRLRDKYKFRVVPTHDSKVHDTIGYYPLWTNL; from the coding sequence ATGAAGACTATTCTCATATTTTTTATTGCGATATTTTGTTTCCATTCATCAGCAAAGACATCGTTTACAATCATAAACACAGGGCATGCTGAATCTTTAGAAATGATTAGTATAAGTGATGGTAACTTTAAAAAAGTTAGATTCAATCATGCGGCGTTTGTCATTAAACATAAAGAGAAAACAATACTCTTTGAAACAGGTATTGGTTCTAATATTCATAAGGAATTCAAAGAAAGTATGCCATTTTGGGCAAGGCCAATTTTTCATTTCACATTCATTGAAGGAATAAAGTCACAGGCCCCCCAACTGATATATGATCATATTATTTTAAGTCACGCCCATTGGGATCATGCCGGTGGATTGACCGACAACTTAGGTAGACGTCCACTGATTGGACCTGATGAAATAAAAGAAATTCAAGGTAATCATATTGTTCATCACAGAACATTTCCTATTCATTTCAAAGATAATCACCCAATTTCATTTCAATGGACTGAAAAACAATATTTAGAATTTGAAAAGCATTATGACTTATTTGGAGATGGTGTTGTTATTCTCGTGCCCCTTCCAGGTCATTCATATGGATCGATTGGCCTTATTCTGAATGGAAAAAAAGAAAAAGTCTTTTTTGTTGGTGATGCCATATGGTTAGAAAAACAGCTCGATCTTATCTCTCACAAGGCCTTAATCCCATCATATTTAGTAGACAGAGATAAAAATAAACTTACGACTTCACTAGAAAAAATAAAGAGGCTGCGAGATAAATATAAATTTAGGGTAGTACCTACTCATGACTCAAAAGTACATGATACCATTGGATACTACCCGCTATGGACTAATCTTTAG
- a CDS encoding MerR family transcriptional regulator: MLIGELSKALGIPSSTIRYYEKINLIPKMRANNGYRNYPDEIVHLLKLIIQAKELGFTLSEIKELSSLIQDLGQERGKIRLKLEDKLHDLENRIKELRTFKKNISALLNAKCPL; this comes from the coding sequence ATGCTCATTGGTGAATTATCTAAGGCCCTAGGAATTCCTAGTTCAACGATTCGCTACTACGAAAAAATCAATTTAATACCGAAAATGAGGGCGAATAACGGATATCGCAATTACCCTGATGAGATCGTTCATTTGTTGAAGTTGATTATCCAAGCAAAGGAGTTAGGATTTACTCTTTCTGAAATTAAAGAACTTTCTTCGCTAATCCAAGATCTGGGACAAGAGAGAGGAAAAATTCGATTGAAACTTGAAGATAAACTTCATGATTTAGAAAACAGAATTAAAGAACTACGAACGTTTAAAAAAAATATTTCAGCACTTCTCAATGCCAAGTGCCCTTTATAA
- a CDS encoding GMC oxidoreductase: MKRRSFLLSTTLFLSSCASKVKRSPSSTLFDIFRSKPQGLSSNDFDQIEDYYDLICIGSGYGSSVIAARMSEEYPNSKICVLERGKEFFPGDFPKSFANVLGEMHSKANPLGLLSQNLGAEEDCDLDIIGANGLGGTSLINAAISIAPTKEVFLQKEWPKEIRESASKGPDHTLGELGKYYSRADKELGASYQEDQLSKTKKSIAFKKAFEKAKVKLSFLKLNINYKSNIKSDRNDCTLCGDCCSGCNVGAKNILPYNYLYKAKESGCSIFTETEVIDLYKTKSGYRIEIKSSSNLNFDKKIINAKNIVLGAGSLGSTKLLLKARKNGIRLSQKIGESLSLNADVLGFCYNGHEKTQSVGTGVNKRLQLVQGSVGTGISTVANFRDLNKERALEEQFLLLEGAIPSPLASTLAYGLSMFAKANKKDFNFSTEQWDRVERDSNITNNFGKFEQDGALNYSTLFLACGHDSSGGKYILTENDEIKVIYPDIVKEYFYKNITSHMKEVSKKLGGHYLDNPRTSIFKDKMMATHPLGGCPMGDDATKGVVNHKGQVFNGRTGIHKGLYVVDASIIPRSLGATPLLTISALAERISEKMIEDNII; this comes from the coding sequence ATGAAAAGAAGATCATTTCTATTATCAACGACATTATTTCTTTCATCTTGTGCTTCGAAAGTTAAACGCTCTCCTAGCTCTACTTTATTTGATATCTTTCGATCCAAGCCTCAAGGATTATCATCAAATGATTTTGATCAAATAGAAGATTACTATGATCTCATTTGTATTGGTTCTGGATACGGCTCAAGTGTCATTGCTGCTAGAATGAGTGAAGAGTACCCAAATTCAAAAATTTGTGTCTTAGAACGAGGTAAAGAGTTTTTTCCAGGAGACTTTCCAAAATCATTTGCCAATGTTCTTGGGGAAATGCACTCTAAAGCAAACCCTCTTGGACTTCTTAGTCAGAATTTAGGGGCAGAAGAGGATTGCGATTTAGATATTATTGGTGCTAATGGGCTCGGAGGAACTTCTCTTATAAATGCAGCAATTAGTATCGCTCCAACAAAAGAAGTCTTCCTACAAAAAGAATGGCCAAAAGAAATTAGAGAGAGTGCATCGAAAGGACCTGATCATACACTTGGCGAATTGGGAAAGTACTACAGTCGCGCCGATAAAGAGTTAGGAGCAAGCTATCAAGAAGATCAATTAAGTAAAACTAAGAAATCAATTGCATTTAAGAAAGCTTTTGAAAAGGCCAAAGTAAAGCTTAGTTTTTTAAAATTAAATATAAATTACAAGTCAAATATTAAGTCAGATAGAAATGATTGCACCCTTTGTGGGGATTGTTGTTCAGGTTGTAATGTAGGTGCAAAAAACATACTTCCCTATAACTATCTCTACAAAGCTAAAGAAAGTGGATGTTCTATCTTTACAGAAACAGAAGTCATTGATCTTTATAAAACAAAGTCAGGTTATCGAATAGAGATTAAATCATCTTCTAATCTGAATTTTGATAAGAAAATTATAAATGCAAAAAATATTGTTTTAGGAGCAGGATCTCTTGGAAGTACAAAACTTCTGTTAAAAGCGAGAAAGAATGGGATCAGACTTTCTCAAAAAATTGGTGAGTCCCTTTCATTAAACGCTGATGTTCTTGGCTTTTGCTACAATGGACACGAAAAAACGCAATCAGTTGGAACAGGAGTCAATAAGAGATTACAATTAGTCCAGGGTTCTGTAGGTACAGGAATTTCAACAGTTGCAAACTTTAGGGATCTCAACAAGGAACGAGCTCTCGAAGAACAATTTTTACTTTTAGAAGGAGCCATCCCCTCTCCTCTTGCTTCTACTCTAGCTTATGGCCTTTCTATGTTTGCAAAAGCAAATAAGAAAGATTTTAATTTTTCAACTGAGCAATGGGATAGAGTTGAAAGAGACAGTAATATTACAAATAATTTTGGAAAATTCGAACAGGATGGAGCACTCAATTATTCAACTCTCTTTCTTGCCTGTGGACATGACTCTTCAGGTGGAAAATATATTTTAACTGAAAACGATGAGATAAAAGTTATCTATCCAGATATTGTAAAAGAATATTTTTATAAAAATATCACTTCTCATATGAAGGAAGTATCTAAAAAACTAGGTGGACATTATCTCGATAATCCAAGAACAAGTATCTTCAAAGATAAAATGATGGCCACACACCCACTTGGGGGATGCCCTATGGGAGATGATGCTACAAAAGGAGTCGTTAATCATAAAGGACAGGTATTCAATGGAAGAACAGGAATACACAAAGGACTTTATGTTGTCGATGCTTCAATTATCCCGCGATCTCTAGGTGCCACACCATTATTAACAATTAGTGCGCTAGCTGAACGAATCAGTGAAAAGATGATTGAAGACAATATTATTTAA